One region of Eleutherodactylus coqui strain aEleCoq1 chromosome 5, aEleCoq1.hap1, whole genome shotgun sequence genomic DNA includes:
- the ARRDC3 gene encoding arrestin domain-containing protein 3 has product MVLGKVKSLTISFDCLNGSHVPVYSSGDTVSGKVNLEVTGDIRVKSLKIHARGHAKVRWTESRNAGSNTAYTQNYTEEVEYFNHKDILIGHERDDDNSEEGLTTIHSGRHEYAFSFELPQTPLATSFEGRHGSVRYWVKAELHRAWLLPVKLKKEFTVFEHIDINTPSLLSPQAGTKEKTLCCWFCTSGPISLSAKIERKGYTPGESIQIFAEIENCSSRMVVPKAAIYQTQTFYAKGKMKEVKQLVANLRGESLSSGKTETWNGKLLKIPPVSPSIIDCSIIRVEYSLMVYVDIPGAMDLFLNLPLVIGTIPLHPFGSRTSSVSSQYSMNNWLGLVLPERPEAPPSYAEIVTEEQRQNMVSSNICDHFELALQGPLFAYIQEFRYLPPPLYSEVDPNPDQPVEEHPSCPSR; this is encoded by the exons ATGGTGCTGGGGAAGGTAAAGAGTTTAACCATAAGCTTTGACTGTCTGAATGGCAGCCATGTCCCTGTGTATTCCAGTGGGGACACAGTCTCAGGAAAGGTAAATCTGGAAGTTACTGGGGACATCAGAGTGAAATCCCTGAAGATCCATGCAAGGGGACATGCCAAAGTGAGATGGACTGAATCTAGAAATGCTGGATCTAATACTGCCTATACCCAGAATTATACCGAGGAAGTGGAGTATTTCAACCATAAAGACATCCTCATTGGCCATGAAAGAG ATGATGATAATTCTGAAGAAGGACTGACCACTATTCATTCAGGACGCCATGAATATGCATTTAGTTTCGAGCTTCCACAGAC ACCACTTGCTACCTCATTTGAAGGCAGACATGGCAGTGTACGTTATTGGGTAAAAGCAGAGTTGCACAGAGCCTGGCTGCTACCAGTAAAATTAAAGAAGGAATTCACCGTGTTTGAACATATAGATATCAACACTCCTTCATTACTG TCACCACAAGCAGGCACAAAAGAGAAAACTCTGTGTTGCTGGTTTTGTACCTCAGGTCCAATATCCTTAAGTGCCAAAATCGAACGGAAGGGCTATACACCAG GTGAATCAATTCAAATCTTCGCAGAGATTGAGAATTGCTCTTCCAGAATGGTTGTACCTAAGGCAGCCATTTATCAAACACAGACTTTCTATGCCAAAGGGAAAATGAAGGAGGTGAAGCAGCTTGTGGCCAACTTGCGGGGAGAATCCCTTTCTTCTGGAAAAACGGAGACCTGGAATGGCAAGCTGCTAAAAATTCCACCCGTATCCCCTTCAATCATTGACTGCAGCATTATCCGCGTAGAATATTCTCTTATG GTATATGTGGATATTCCGGGAGCAATGGATTTATTTCTTAACTTACCTCTGGTCATTGGAACAATTCCTTTGCACCCATTTGGCAGTCGGACATCTAGTGTAAGCAGTCAGTACAGCATGAATAACTGGCTGGGATTAGTTCTACCAGAGCGACCTGAAG CACCTCCAAGCTATGCAGAAATTGTCACAGAAGAGCAAAGACAGAATATGGTATCCTCAAATATCTGTGATCATTTTGAGTTGGCACTTCAAGGACCACTGTTTGCTTATATCCAAGAATTTCGTTACCTGCCTCCACCTCTTTACTCAGAG gttGATCCAAACCCAGATCAGCCAGTAGAAGAACATCCCTCCTGTCCATCTCGCTGA